ATCCGCTGCTCCACCTCATGCGCGTCCAACCCGTTGTATTGCCACACGATGCTCACCACCGGGATGTCAATCGCGGGGAAAATATCCGTGGGCATCCGCCGCAACACAAACGGCGTCATCAGCAATAGCAACAGCGCCGCCACCACAAAGGTGTACGGCCGTCGCAATGCCAAGTGTACAATCCACATAATCCAGCTTCAGACGCTTTGCCCGTCGCACTTCTTCACCCTGGCCCGGTCGTATCCGCCCGCGCCAGCCGAGAATCATGCGGCAAAACCACTGGCCCTGCCAACAGTTTCTTGCGAAAAATGCCCCGTGCAAGCAGCCAACCGTGGTTTGCTTCAAATTGAACGTGGGTGCTCCTTCCTTCCACGACCATTAGCCGCTGTTGCCGTTACTCACGCGCACATCGGCGGGTGGGTAGCGAGCGGTTTTTGAGGGTTCGACCGGGCAAAACCTGCCGGACGGGGCCTTTTAGGCCAGTTTTTGACATAAATTGCAGAAAATGGACGTTTTTTCGGCTCGGGGGGAAAATCCCCCCGCCTCCGGCGAAACCCGCCCGCCTACCGGTGAACTCCGCCCCGCTCCGGGGGAAAATCCCCCCGCCACGGGCGGAACCCTCGCCGACCGGGGGGAAACCCCGTTGGTCCGGGGGAAAATCCCCCCGGTCCGGGGGGAAATCCCCCGGCCACGGGCAGAACCCTCGCCGACCCGGTGGGAACCTTCGCTGATCCGGGGGAACTTCGCCGCGACCCGGGGGAACTTCCCCCCGCTACGGGCAGAACCCGTCGCGACCTGGTGGAAACCTGCCCCCACTACGGTGATACCTCACGCCTCACAACTCCAAGCTCCGGTGCCAAAATCCTTTCAGAATTGTTGCGCCCCACCAGTCCCTCAATCCCAAAGGATTGACAGCCAATAGCCGGTCCAGTCGCGAGGGGAATGGGGCGCGACCACCGGAAACGCGGGAAAACGGGACCGCACCCCGGCTGGAGTGCCAGAGCGTGACGGCTCTGCCTCCCAGCTTCTGCATATCTACAGCCTTGACGGTTTCAGAGAGTTTACGCACCGTCTGAGCGCGAACGAATTTGGCTATGAAAATACTTTTTATCGGCGGCACCGGGAACATCTCGGCGGAATGCGCGGCGTTGCTACACGAGCGCAGACACGAAATCATGGTCGTAAGCCGGGGTAAAAGTTCTGTACCCGCCGCATACCGGGCCATCCATGCGGATCGGAAAGACCCAGCCGCCATGCGTGCCGCGCTGGCTGGCGTTCAACCGGAGGTGGTCATTAATTTCCTCGGGTACGACCTAGCGGATGTGCGGAATGATTACGAACTCTTTCGGGATACCCTGCAACAATACCTCTTCATCAGTTCCGCCACCGTGTATGCCAAGCCGCCGCAAAAGCTGCCCATCACCGAGGATGCGCCGTTGGGCAACGCGTGGTGGGAGTACGCGCAGAAGAAGGTGGAGTGCGAACAGTGGCTGCGGCAACGCCACGAGGAAACCGGTTTTCCGGTGACCATCGTGCGTCCGTCTCATACTTACTCTCGGCACTGGATACCCAACGCCATTTCCAGCTCGGGTTACTCGTTTGCCGCACGGTTGGAGCAGGGGAAGCCCGTTTTTGTGCCCGATGACGGCGAAAACCCGTGGACCTTGACCGCTGCAACCGATTTTGCCATGGGCTTGGCCGGTCTCGTGGGCCGGCCGGAAACGTTG
This window of the Verrucomicrobiota bacterium genome carries:
- a CDS encoding NAD-dependent epimerase/dehydratase family protein, with amino-acid sequence MKILFIGGTGNISAECAALLHERRHEIMVVSRGKSSVPAAYRAIHADRKDPAAMRAALAGVQPEVVINFLGYDLADVRNDYELFRDTLQQYLFISSATVYAKPPQKLPITEDAPLGNAWWEYAQKKVECEQWLRQRHEETGFPVTIVRPSHTYSRHWIPNAISSSGYSFAARLEQGKPVFVPDDGENPWTLTAATDFAMGLAGLVGRPETLGEAFHITSDEVLTWNQIYAEIAAALGIPAPEVIQVPTEFICQTVPQFSGNLKGDKAHPGVFDNTKIKRFVPEFCCRKPFQVGIRESVAWLRAHPDQQNLNPTVDTVCEKVITAWRQTQQQQQQQQ